CTCCAGAGCCAGTAAAGCACTATTTCTTGAGGAAGGAAATGAGCTGGCGATAAAAAGTGCCTGAGCAGTAATGTCTGTTAATCCAAGAATATTTATAACTAACAACCCAATGAGTGGAGAAATAATCAGTCTGCCGATTACAATCCAAACAATTGGCTTAGAAATTCGCGTAATCTTTAAAAATGCTACTTGAGCTCCAAGTGTGACAAGTGCAACCGCCAAAAACGCATTTGAGGAATTTTCAATTGGCTTCCACAAAAATTCAGGAATTTCAATATGGAGCCATTTCAAAAATATAGCCAATAATAAAGCGTATATAACCGGGAGACGCATAATTTTACGTAAGATATCACTACCGCTGCTCTCTGCAGAGACACTGTTGAAAAAACCATATGTGAAAGTTAGGAGATTTTGAAAAATAGAAACAATAATCTGTATTGACATCCCACCTGGATTAGCAGCGAAAACTAGTTCACTTACTGGGAGACCATAATTTCCTGAATTGCTCAAAACCATACTATTTTTAAAGGTAGCTGCCAGTTTACGGTCAAACCCATTCACTTTTGCAATAACCATGCTGGTTAGAATAAGGAGAATATTAAAAAGCATTAAAAATAATAATGTACGGCTAATTAACTTGCTAGACATATTGCTCTCATATATATTGACAAAGCAAACGGCAGGCAACAAAAAATACACCGTCAATGTTGACAGTGTCGATAAGTCAAGCCTAATCAAACGCTGCAATAAAGCCCCTGCCCCTACTAACACGAATATCGGAAAAATAATATCTAGTAATATATGAAACAAAATAGTCATAAAACTTACCTTCTCTCTCTAATGAAAAAAAGGAAAAATGCAGTTTATTAATAAATAATAAATTGCATTTTCCTACTACTTATACTACCTGATCGTTAAAATAAATAACCTCTGAAAGAATTTTACAACCTGAAACATTTTTAAAGGCTTCTCTTGCTTCTTGTTCAGAATTAAATTCGAACATTGAAATATTGTTTCCCTTTGAATAGACTGTGATTATCCACATTAACATTCATCCCCTATCGATTTTCCTTTGTTCTAAATCTAGTTAAAAAGGAATAATTGACAATAGTATTGCAACGGCCATCATAACAAGAGTTGAACCACATGCCCATTTAAGGAATGCGCGCTGTAAGTCCCCAAAATCTTCTCCCACCATACCGACTAATAAGTATGTTGAAGGTACAAGCGGGCTTAATAAATGGACAGGCTGCCCCAATAGTGATGCTCGTGCTAGGAACTCAGGATCAATTCCATAAACACTTGCTGCTTTGGCAAGCAATGGCAAAACACCATAGTAAAAGGCATCATTTGACATAAAGAATGTTAAAGGGGCACTGATTATCGCGGTAATAAGTGCAAAATGGGAACCAAGTACATCTGGAATATATGAAATCATGGAGTTTGCCATAGAATCGACCATTTTTGTACCCGTTAAGATACCAGTAAAAATACCTGCAGCAAAAACCATAGAAACTACCGATAACGCATTATCTGCATAATTTGCAATTCGTTCTTTTTGATCACTTAATTTTGGATAATTGATCGTGATCGCCAAAGCAAATCCAAGCATAAATAATACAGTTGTTGGCAACACCTCGTTGATTAGTGCAACTAATAGAGTAATTGTAATTAAATAGTTAATAAGAATTAACTTAGGACGTTTTAGGTAGGCATCTTCTGATGTAGCAGCCGTCATCGCCATCGTATTGTAATCAATCTGCAGGATGCCAACTCGTTTCCGCTCTTTTCTCCCTAGGAAATAGGCCATGAACAATACGAATATTATTCCACCCGCCATGCTAGGTATGACCGGCGTAAAAACATCCGACATCTCAAGATGTAATGCCGTCATTGCTCTAGCAGTTGGTCCACCCCATGGAAGAAGGTTCATGACACCTGAAGCCGATACAGCGATTCCAGCAAGAATTAACGGTTTCATACCAATACGTTTATACAAAGGTAACATGGCAGAAATCGTAATCATGTATGTAGTAGTTCCATCCCCGTCAAGGGATATTAATAGTGCAAGAACGGCGGTTCCGATGGCTATTTTAACTGGATCGCCCTTTACAACTTTTAAGATAGTCGAAATAATCGGATCAAATACTCCTGCATCAATCATGATACCGAAAAAGAGTATAGCAAACAGGATCATAATTCCTGTTGGGGCAACACTTTTTATCCCTTCGAGCGCCATTGGCCCCATTTCCTTACCAAATCCGCCAAGTAATGCAAAAACCACTGGAATCACTATAAGCGCAATCATAGCAGGAAGGCGTTTAGTCATAATTAAAATCATAAAAGTGATAATCATCAAAAACCCTAATATTGCAAGCATCGTCCTCACCTCTTTTGTTAGTAAATTAAATATAATCGAAATATTCAGATGTGAAAACGTTACCAAAATAAAGTTATTAACGTAAATTAAATAGTTTTTGTTCATTTTGTTCATAGGAAAAGGAGGCAAATGTTTGCCCCCTCACTTTATTGGATAATATTTCTTTTCCGGCCTTCCAACAATTCCATAAACTACTTCTGTCCTTACTTCCTGTATGGAGGAGAGATATTCCAAATACCTTCGTGCAGTTATCCTTGATGCACCAATTTCCTTACCAACATCTTCTGCGGAAAGACCTTCTCTTCTACCGTTGAATACAGCCTTAACTTTTCCAAGCGTGATTTCATCAATTCCTTTTGGCAATCCGATACTCTTTGCTGAATCTTCACTTTTTCCTTTACGAAATAGAAGGTCTACATAATTCTGATTTACTTCTTGGGAAGCCGAAAGAAGCGAGTGTTTTTTAATAAATTCCTGTATCACTTCATCGAATCTTTCCCTGCTAACAGGTTTGATTAAGTAATTCTCAACTCCATACCTCAGAGCTTTTTCAAGGAAAACTTTATCAGTTGCTGCTGTGATCATTATAATACTGACTTTGGGGAAATTCTCCCGGATAGTGGGGAGTAACTCAGAACCTAGCATATCCGGCATATATACATCTAGAAGCAGTAAGTCAGGGGTTTTCTGCTCTAATAATTGCAAAGTCTGCTCACCATTCAATGATTTTCCAATCACGTCTATTTCCTTAAACTTATCTAAAAATTTCTCATGTATATCCGCTATTCGAAAATCATCTTCCGCTATAGCCGCTTTTATCTTATCCAAAATTCCCATCCCCTTGCAAATTCTTTGGTAGATAAACTGTAAAAACAGTTCCATTTTCTAGGTTGCTTTGCACCTCGATAATTCCATTCAATTCCAATACTGATTCTTCAGCATTAGATAATCCAAATCCTCGCGGTTCACTGCTTTTTTTCGAGGTATACCCTCTTTCAAAAAGAAGAGGAAATTCTACTGGACTTATTCCCTTCCCATTGTCTGAAATCTCAAATATAATATCTCGACCGATATCTGTAGCGAAAAACGTAACCATGGGCATCTCACATTCTAAGACGGCTTCAAAGGCATTATCTATTAAGTTTCCAAGGATTACGATCAAGTTTGAGAGTTTAATATGGGACGGTAAACAATCCAAATAGCTGTCTGAAATAATCTCAAACTGTATTTTCTTTTCTGATGCTTTTCCTAATTTCCCTAAAAGGATTGCCTGCACTTTGGGATCTTTGATCTGGTTAAAAACGACTGAATTCTGAAATTGCAGTGTTTGGGTTTCGCTTTGGATCATATTTATTGCCTCGTTATATTCACCAAGTTGAAGCAGACCCAATAACACATATAATTTATTGGTAAATTCATGCGTTTGGGCACGAAGATCTTCCGAATATCTTTTTACTTCAGATATAGTATTTAGCATTTGCTCTATTTCTGTTTTGTCACGAAAGGAAGCAACAACCCCCTTAATACCATTTTCATCAACAATCGGAGTACTATTAACGATAATCGTTTTATCATTCCAGACCATCTCTTTATCCGATTGAGAGTTTCCCGTTCGTAATACCTCATACAAATAATTAGAGGGAAATAACCCATCCACTTTCATATTTCTGACTGTTCCCTGAAGATGTAGAAGCCGTTTTGCCTGCTGATTCATCATCGTAATGTAGCCTTCTTTATCAATTGCTAAGATGCCTTCTTTTACCGCATGCAGGACAGCGTTTTTCTCTTTATATTGAGAAGCGATTTCGTACGGCTCAAGTCCCATCGTATCCCTGCGGATATTGCGTCCGAGTAAAACACTACCTAAAAGTGAAATCAAAAGGGCAATGAAAGAAACAATGAGCACTCTTCTAAGATTATTTATGATTTGCTGCTTGACATCTTCAAGTAGATATCCTACTGAAACGATACCGATAATCTCCCCCTGATGATTAAAAATAGGGGATTTCCCTCTAATAGATGGCCCTAGCGTACCCTCTGCCTTCGAGATATAATACTCACCTTGAACAAGTGCTCTTTCATTATCTCCACCTGTCATTTTTAGCCCGATTTTTGTTTTCAAAGGATGCGAATATCGTATACCATCTCTATTTCCAATGACTACAAATTCCGCACCTGTTTCTTTTCGTATTTTCTCTGCTATCGGCTGTATCGTTTTAGAAGGGTCGCTCGATTGGAAAGCATCGATAATAGTCGGCATAAATGAGACGGTTTTCGATAATTCCAATGCCAGCCTTCCCTTATTCTCCTCAATTTGTTTACTTTCCATATAACTATAAAATCCTGACATTAGGATGATTAACAATAAACCTAGTGAGAGAACCAGCCCGAATATTTTTGTTTGTAGGGAAACTTTTATTGTTCTCAGGCAGAAAACCTCCTAGTAAAAAATCTCTTAATTCTTAGTTGCTTTGCTTAAAACCATATAGACACGTTCTGGTCGACCGACAGTTCCGTAAGATAAATCGGCCTCTATACTTTCATTATAAACTAAATGTTCAAGGTATCTTCTAGCGGTTGTTCTGCTTACACCTATTTCTTTCGCAACACTCTCAGCTGTTAGTCCATATTCAACCTTCCCGAGAACCTCCATTACTTTTTCTAATGTTAGAGGATCGATTCCTTTCGGAAGGTAAGACTTTTCATTTCCAGCACCATCCGCTACTTTCCGCAATAGCTTGTCCACCTGCTGCTGAGTCACATGTGTATTATCTTTTCCTAACTGCAAAAAATTTCCATAGTACTCCTTATATCGAAGTAGGGATTGCCTAAATCGGTCAAAAACTACCGGTTTAATAATATAATCAAACACGCCTATACTAATAGCCTCTTGAACTCTATTAATTTCTTTTGTGGCTGTAATCATAATAACATCCATTTGTTTCGATTGTTGTTTTGTTTCTTTTAGTAAATCAATTCCGTTCATATCGGGAAAATAGACATCTAACAAAAGTAAGTCCGGCTTCAAAATATCCAATAGGGTTTTCGCCTCCAGATAACTGGCTGCTATGCCAACCGTTTGAAAGCCTTCGATTTGTTCAAGAAACCTCTTTTGTATTTCTGCTATCCTTAAGTCATCCTCGACAATTAAAACTTCAATATCTCTTTTCCCCTTCATACACATTCCCCCTGCTTTTTGGTATCGCCACAGTAAAAATCGTTCCTTCCCCAATATTTGATGAAAATGTGACATATCCACCTAAGCCCTTAATTGCCTTTTGAACTAGACTAAGCCCAAGACCTGCATTACTCTTCGTATTCTTTGTTGTATAGCCTTCTTTAAAAACCTGTTCATTATTTTTAATATCTATCCCCTTCCCGTTATCTTCTACCTCAATAATCAACTCCTTACCAAGGTCGGTTAGGAACAGTGCGACTTTTTTCTCTTCTTTTTCATTCTCCCTGACTGCTTCAAAAGCATTGTTGACAAGGTTGCCAATAATGGTTACTAATGAATCTCTGCTGATTTCATATGGGATATCTTTAAAGCTACTCTCTCTATCTATTGAAAAATCAACTTTCAATTCGCTCGCTAGACTTACCTTTCCTAATATAAAACCTGCAATAATAGGATCAGGTATTTCCTTCATTAAAAATTGAATGAATCCCTGAGTGACATCCACTTCTTTTGAGATAAAATCAATGGCTTCTTTATATGAGCCAAGCTGAATCAAGCCTAGCAGGGTATAGAGACGATTAGAGTATTCGTGGGTTTGTGCACGTAATCCTTCTGCATATGCTTTTACATGAGATAATTCTTGCAGTAACTGGGCTAACTCTGACTTATTACGCAAACTCGCGACTGCCCCAATCACAACACCTTTCTTATTAAAAATCGGAATCCGATTTGCCAAAAATACATCCCCAAAGATGATAATTTCTTTATCATATTCCGCCTGACCTTTTCGAACCACCTCTAGGAGATTCGTATTTTCTAAAACCTCTTCAATTCTTTTTCCACGAAGCAGAATCTCATTTGGAACTTTCAAAATTTTATGAGCGGTTTCATTCACTACAGTGATTCGCCCATCGGTATCGATTGCAATAATTCCTTCATGAATAGACTCTAATATCGCATGTTTTTCTTGGTACATCCAGGCAATTTCTTTCGGTTCTAGTCCAAACATTGCCTTTTTGATATTTAAAGAAATGAGTAAAGCTGCTAGTAGTCCTCCTACTAAAATAAGCAGTGTAGCAAAAAAGATTTTTTTCTGTATCACCGAAACTTCCTTTTCAATATCCGTCTGTAGATAACCAACTGAAACAACGCCAATCACTTCTCCCTGGCTAAAGATGGGTGCTTTACCCCGTAGAGACGGACCTAGTGTCCCGGTAGATTCTGAGATGACAGATTCTCCTTTAAAAACAAGACCATTATCTCCCCCAACCATTTTTTGTCCTAGTCGCTTCGGATTGGGATGCGAATATCGAATTTCATTCCTATTCCCGATAACAATAAATTCTGCCCCAACCTGTTTACGAATACTTTCTGCGATTGGCTGGATAGCCGCCGCAGGATTTTCCGCTTGAAATGCCTCCCTGATATCTGGCATATTTGCAATCGATTGAGCAACAGATAAGGCTTTAGAGCCTATTTCATGTTTAAGATTGGTTTCCATTATATTTTTAAAAGTTACCTCAAAAATAACTCCGATTGAGATAATTAGAAGAAGAATGACTAGCATTAATTTCGAATGTAACCGCACGCAATCACCTCATTTATATTATATTAAAAAAACTCCTTAAATAAAGGAGTTTTCGCATTATTATAAAAATTTAACCTTCAATATTAATAATTACATCTTTCCCTCTTCTCTTCATCAGGAATGGGATTAATAACCAAAGGAAGGTAATGATAAGAAAGACGAGTGAAATTGGTCGTGTAAAGAATACACTGAAATCCCCATTTGAAATCGTTAAAGCCCTTCGTAAATTATTTTCTACCATTGGCCCTAACACCAGTCCAAGAACGAGAGGGGCGATTGGATAATCGTTCTTGCTTAAAAAATAGCCAAGAAGTCCACATCCTAATAAAAGTAAGAGATCGTAAGTTGATACTTGAACTGCATAGACCCCAAAAATCGAGATAGCAATAATCATAGGAATCAAGAATTGCTTTGGTGTTTGAATAATTTTCGCAAACACTTTGACAAGTGGGAGATTTAAAATTAAGAGCATAATGTTCCCGATAAACATGCTGGCAATCAGTCCCCACGCGACTTGAGGATGGTCTTCAAATAATAACGGCCCCGGCTGGACGTTATACATCATCAATGCCCCCATTAATATAGCCGTAGTACCTGAACCTGGTATACCTAATGTTAATAATGGGATCATCGCCCCGCCTGATGCCGCGTTATTCGCCGATTCTGGTGCCGCAACACCTGCAATGGTTCCTGTTCCAAACTTGGAAGGTGTTTTTGAAATCTTTTTTTCAAGAATATAGGAAAAGAAGGAAGCTAGTGTTGCCCCAGCACCTGGTAGTATGCCGACAAAGAAGCCTAAGAGCGAACCGCGAGCAATTGGTCCCGCGGATTCTTTTAGCTCAGCTTTAGATGGAAGTAAATTATTAATCTTTGCTATTTCGGTATCTTCCTCTTCTTTTTCCAAAATGGTTTTAAAAACCTCACCAACTGCAAACAATCCTACTGCAATCGTTAAAAACTCGATTCCCTGATATAACCATGGAACATTAAAGGTAAATCTAGCAATACCAGATACATTGTCGATTCCAATTGTCCCAAGTAATAAACCGAAAACTGTCATAATTAAAGCTTTTGTTACCGATTTACCAGCTAATCCACTGACAGCCCCCAGTCCTAATAGCATTAAGGAAAAATATTCGGCTGGCCCAAATTTAAGTGCTACTGTTGACAATGGTTTTGCTAAGGCAATCAGTGCTACAAGGGTTATAATCCCCGCCACAAAAGAACCGATCGCCGAAATGGATAAGGCACTTCCTGCTCTTCCTTTTTTCGCCATCTGATAACCGTCCAATGTCGTAACGACCGAGGAGGATTCTCCTGGAGTATTTAATAGAATGGAAGTGGTTGATCCGCCATACATTGCTCCATAATAGACTCCGGCGAGCAGAATAATCGCGCTGGTTGCTGCATTTTCTGGTGGGAGTCCTCCCGTAATGGAAGCCGTTACTGGAATGAGAAGGGCAACGCCGCTCATCGGTCCAATCCCCGGAAGCACACCGACAGCGGTCCCAATTAAGACCCCAACAAAGGCAAAGAGGATATTATACCAAATAAGTGCCGTTCCGAATCCCTGAAATAAATAATCTAGTGTACTCATTTTGAGTCCTCCTTTCTATCTCGCTTAAAACCAAATTGGCCAGTCTGGCAGTGTACCTTTTAAAACCTCTACATATAAAAAATATACAAGTCCTGAAAAACAAGCTGATATGATAAGGGATTGAATCACTTTCGAACGTTCCATCGTTTGAAAGCAAACGAATAAAAATAGAAAGGTAGTGATTACATACCCGATCGTTTCCAACGTCAATATATAAACGAATGTAGCAACAAAAATGATTAAGAAAGGCTTGTACTGTAACTTTTCCTTCGTCCCCTGTTGATTCTTCGTGACGAATGTTTCATAAAATAAACGGATACTTAATAAAACGAGTGCGCTTCCAAGAATTAATGGAAATATATCAGGCCCAACTGCACTTCCATAGGACGAGCTTTCAAGATTCTTGCTCCCAATAATAAATAGAACACCTACGGCAAGAAACAATGTTGATGCAATGTAATCGAATTTTAATACCATTCCTAATCCCCCCATCAGAAAAAATAGAGGAAGGAGAAAGTTAACTCCTTCCCTCATGTTTTACTTTTGCATTCCTAATGCTGTTAATAATTGTTGGACTTGGCTTTCTTGCTCTTCTAAAAACTTTTTGAAATCAGAACTGTTTTTATACTCCAATTCCCAGCCTTGCGTCTCAACTTCTTTTTTCCATTCAGGAGAGTTAACGAGCTTATCAATTGCTTGTTCCCAATATGTTTTGGCTTCCTTAGACATTTTTTCCGGACCAAACACCCCGCGCCAAATCGTAAACTCTGCATCTACACCCTGCTCTGTTGCCGTTGGAACATCCTTAAAATCACCCGTTAAACGCTCAGTTGAGGTAATCGCCAACACGCGCACCTTGCCCGCCTTTAAAAATTCTTTAACACTTGAGGCATCAGTACCAATGACATCTGCGTTACCACCGAGTAGTGCCGTAATTGCTTCACCGCCGCCATCATAGGAAACGTATTTAACTTTTGTTGGGTCCACCCCATATTTGTAAGCAGGGAGAATGGAAATTAAATGGTCCATGGAACCTGGTGCCGATCCACCTGCAAACGTTAATTTACTAGGATCTTTCTTTACCTCTTCCAAAACTGACTTTAAGTCTGTAAATTTCGAATCTGCCTTAACAACGATTGCACCGAAATCTTTTGTCAGCTGCGCCAATGGTGTTGTATTTTTGTAGCCATATGGACTGTTTCCTTCTTTTTTCAGATTGTTAATCACAATCGGTGGTGAATTGACAAAGAGCATGTCATTATTTTCAACTTGCTGGGTAGCATATTCAGCCATAAAAACAGCACCGCCGCCACCTGGCTTGTTCTCTACCGTCAAAGGCTGATCAACTATCTTCGTTTCACCCAGCACTTTCGTAAACGCTCGAGCGGTTAAATCCCATCCGCCACCTGCCCCTGATGGCGCGACAACTGTAATGGCTTTCGTTGGATAGCCAGTAGTTTCTTCCTTCTTTCCTGGGCTT
This genomic stretch from Neobacillus niacini harbors:
- a CDS encoding AEC family transporter, which codes for MTILFHILLDIIFPIFVLVGAGALLQRLIRLDLSTLSTLTVYFLLPAVCFVNIYESNMSSKLISRTLLFLMLFNILLILTSMVIAKVNGFDRKLAATFKNSMVLSNSGNYGLPVSELVFAANPGGMSIQIIVSIFQNLLTFTYGFFNSVSAESSGSDILRKIMRLPVIYALLLAIFLKWLHIEIPEFLWKPIENSSNAFLAVALVTLGAQVAFLKITRISKPIVWIVIGRLIISPLIGLLVINILGLTDITAQALFIASSFPSSRNSALLALEYDNYPEYASQAVLLTTILSGITVTVVVYLSKILF
- a CDS encoding CitMHS family transporter, whose amino-acid sequence is MNKMNKNYLIYVNNFILVTFSHLNISIIFNLLTKEVRTMLAILGFLMIITFMILIMTKRLPAMIALIVIPVVFALLGGFGKEMGPMALEGIKSVAPTGIMILFAILFFGIMIDAGVFDPIISTILKVVKGDPVKIAIGTAVLALLISLDGDGTTTYMITISAMLPLYKRIGMKPLILAGIAVSASGVMNLLPWGGPTARAMTALHLEMSDVFTPVIPSMAGGIIFVLFMAYFLGRKERKRVGILQIDYNTMAMTAATSEDAYLKRPKLILINYLITITLLVALINEVLPTTVLFMLGFALAITINYPKLSDQKERIANYADNALSVVSMVFAAGIFTGILTGTKMVDSMANSMISYIPDVLGSHFALITAIISAPLTFFMSNDAFYYGVLPLLAKAASVYGIDPEFLARASLLGQPVHLLSPLVPSTYLLVGMVGEDFGDLQRAFLKWACGSTLVMMAVAILLSIIPF
- a CDS encoding response regulator, producing MDKIKAAIAEDDFRIADIHEKFLDKFKEIDVIGKSLNGEQTLQLLEQKTPDLLLLDVYMPDMLGSELLPTIRENFPKVSIIMITAATDKVFLEKALRYGVENYLIKPVSRERFDEVIQEFIKKHSLLSASQEVNQNYVDLLFRKGKSEDSAKSIGLPKGIDEITLGKVKAVFNGRREGLSAEDVGKEIGASRITARRYLEYLSSIQEVRTEVVYGIVGRPEKKYYPIK
- a CDS encoding sensor histidine kinase, with protein sequence MRTIKVSLQTKIFGLVLSLGLLLIILMSGFYSYMESKQIEENKGRLALELSKTVSFMPTIIDAFQSSDPSKTIQPIAEKIRKETGAEFVVIGNRDGIRYSHPLKTKIGLKMTGGDNERALVQGEYYISKAEGTLGPSIRGKSPIFNHQGEIIGIVSVGYLLEDVKQQIINNLRRVLIVSFIALLISLLGSVLLGRNIRRDTMGLEPYEIASQYKEKNAVLHAVKEGILAIDKEGYITMMNQQAKRLLHLQGTVRNMKVDGLFPSNYLYEVLRTGNSQSDKEMVWNDKTIIVNSTPIVDENGIKGVVASFRDKTEIEQMLNTISEVKRYSEDLRAQTHEFTNKLYVLLGLLQLGEYNEAINMIQSETQTLQFQNSVVFNQIKDPKVQAILLGKLGKASEKKIQFEIISDSYLDCLPSHIKLSNLIVILGNLIDNAFEAVLECEMPMVTFFATDIGRDIIFEISDNGKGISPVEFPLLFERGYTSKKSSEPRGFGLSNAEESVLELNGIIEVQSNLENGTVFTVYLPKNLQGDGNFG
- a CDS encoding response regulator, yielding MKGKRDIEVLIVEDDLRIAEIQKRFLEQIEGFQTVGIAASYLEAKTLLDILKPDLLLLDVYFPDMNGIDLLKETKQQSKQMDVIMITATKEINRVQEAISIGVFDYIIKPVVFDRFRQSLLRYKEYYGNFLQLGKDNTHVTQQQVDKLLRKVADGAGNEKSYLPKGIDPLTLEKVMEVLGKVEYGLTAESVAKEIGVSRTTARRYLEHLVYNESIEADLSYGTVGRPERVYMVLSKATKN
- a CDS encoding sensor histidine kinase, whose protein sequence is MRLHSKLMLVILLLIISIGVIFEVTFKNIMETNLKHEIGSKALSVAQSIANMPDIREAFQAENPAAAIQPIAESIRKQVGAEFIVIGNRNEIRYSHPNPKRLGQKMVGGDNGLVFKGESVISESTGTLGPSLRGKAPIFSQGEVIGVVSVGYLQTDIEKEVSVIQKKIFFATLLILVGGLLAALLISLNIKKAMFGLEPKEIAWMYQEKHAILESIHEGIIAIDTDGRITVVNETAHKILKVPNEILLRGKRIEEVLENTNLLEVVRKGQAEYDKEIIIFGDVFLANRIPIFNKKGVVIGAVASLRNKSELAQLLQELSHVKAYAEGLRAQTHEYSNRLYTLLGLIQLGSYKEAIDFISKEVDVTQGFIQFLMKEIPDPIIAGFILGKVSLASELKVDFSIDRESSFKDIPYEISRDSLVTIIGNLVNNAFEAVRENEKEEKKVALFLTDLGKELIIEVEDNGKGIDIKNNEQVFKEGYTTKNTKSNAGLGLSLVQKAIKGLGGYVTFSSNIGEGTIFTVAIPKSRGNVYEGEKRY
- a CDS encoding tripartite tricarboxylate transporter permease; the protein is MSTLDYLFQGFGTALIWYNILFAFVGVLIGTAVGVLPGIGPMSGVALLIPVTASITGGLPPENAATSAIILLAGVYYGAMYGGSTTSILLNTPGESSSVVTTLDGYQMAKKGRAGSALSISAIGSFVAGIITLVALIALAKPLSTVALKFGPAEYFSLMLLGLGAVSGLAGKSVTKALIMTVFGLLLGTIGIDNVSGIARFTFNVPWLYQGIEFLTIAVGLFAVGEVFKTILEKEEEDTEIAKINNLLPSKAELKESAGPIARGSLLGFFVGILPGAGATLASFFSYILEKKISKTPSKFGTGTIAGVAAPESANNAASGGAMIPLLTLGIPGSGTTAILMGALMMYNVQPGPLLFEDHPQVAWGLIASMFIGNIMLLILNLPLVKVFAKIIQTPKQFLIPMIIAISIFGVYAVQVSTYDLLLLLGCGLLGYFLSKNDYPIAPLVLGLVLGPMVENNLRRALTISNGDFSVFFTRPISLVFLIITFLWLLIPFLMKRRGKDVIINIEG
- a CDS encoding tripartite tricarboxylate transporter TctB family protein, which codes for MVLKFDYIASTLFLAVGVLFIIGSKNLESSSYGSAVGPDIFPLILGSALVLLSIRLFYETFVTKNQQGTKEKLQYKPFLIIFVATFVYILTLETIGYVITTFLFLFVCFQTMERSKVIQSLIISACFSGLVYFLYVEVLKGTLPDWPIWF
- a CDS encoding Bug family tripartite tricarboxylate transporter substrate binding protein, which gives rise to MFSMKKISAVMVAGALALSLGACSTSNETASPGKKEETTGYPTKAITVVAPSGAGGGWDLTARAFTKVLGETKIVDQPLTVENKPGGGGAVFMAEYATQQVENNDMLFVNSPPIVINNLKKEGNSPYGYKNTTPLAQLTKDFGAIVVKADSKFTDLKSVLEEVKKDPSKLTFAGGSAPGSMDHLISILPAYKYGVDPTKVKYVSYDGGGEAITALLGGNADVIGTDASSVKEFLKAGKVRVLAITSTERLTGDFKDVPTATEQGVDAEFTIWRGVFGPEKMSKEAKTYWEQAIDKLVNSPEWKKEVETQGWELEYKNSSDFKKFLEEQESQVQQLLTALGMQK